A region of Mammaliicoccus sp. Dog046 DNA encodes the following proteins:
- a CDS encoding general stress protein — MIPVVKAYTNEKDLEADINTLKDQGISQKDIYILTENEAHTERIVEETEYKNINYNRKSIGGFEYKEDELLRKLEVLNVAKPEAERYVEDIKQGKVILIVTDQRIKGVL; from the coding sequence ATGATACCTGTAGTTAAAGCATATACAAATGAGAAAGACTTAGAAGCGGATATTAACACATTAAAAGACCAAGGGATTAGTCAAAAAGATATTTATATATTAACAGAAAACGAAGCACATACAGAACGTATTGTAGAAGAAACAGAATATAAAAATATTAATTATAATCGAAAAAGTATTGGCGGTTTTGAGTATAAAGAGGACGAATTGTTACGGAAGTTAGAAGTACTCAATGTCGCTAAACCAGAAGCAGAACGATATGTAGAAGATATTAAACAAGGAAAAGTAATATTGATTGTAACTGATCAAAGAATCAAAGGGGTGTTATAA